Proteins from one Solanum stenotomum isolate F172 unplaced genomic scaffold, ASM1918654v1 scaffold14121, whole genome shotgun sequence genomic window:
- the LOC125850128 gene encoding G-type lectin S-receptor-like serine/threonine-protein kinase SD2-5 — translation MTATCFVIFKKRIHESRKAADFLDLEPILPGILTLFSYNELKVITEDFSSKLGEGGFGSVYEGTLRNGTKIAVKHLDGLCQVKESFLTEVKAVGGIRHINLVKLIGFCAEKSHRLLIYEYMVNGSLDKWITHENQENGLTWNMRQRIISDITKGLAYLQKDCSHKIIHLDIKPQNILLDKYLNAKISDFGLSKLTEKDKSKVMTRMRGTRVVTVETNLDYDFTHVPEVGAGNQQREAIISSKIPSILSGPR, via the exons ATGACAG CTACTTGCTTTGTTATCTTCAAAAAGAGGATACATGAGTCCAGAAAGGCTGCGGATTTTCTTGATCTGGAACCAATCTTACCAGGAATTCTAACTCTATTCTCTTACAATGAGCTGAAAGTAATTACAGAAGATTTCAGTAGTAAGCTTGGGGAAGGAGGATTTGGATCTGTTTATGAAGGAACACTGAGAAATGGCACCAAAATAGCTGTGAAGCATCTGGATGGTCTATGTCAAGTAAAGGAATCATTCTTAACAGAAGTTAAGGCGGTCGGTGGCATTCGCCATATCAATCTGGTAAAACTCATTGGATTTTGTGCAGAAAAAAGCCACAGGCTTCTTATCTATGAGTACATGGTAAATGGATCATTGGATAAGTGGATTACGCATGAGAATCAAGAGAATGGGCTTACATGGAACATGAGGCAGAGGATAATATCAGATATCACCAAAGGGTTAGCATATCTACAAAAGGATTGCAGCCATAAGATAATTCATTTGGACATCAAACCACAAAACATCCTTCTAGATAAATATCTCAATGCTAAGATATCAGATTTTGGGTTGTCGAAGCTAACTGAGAAAGACAAAAGCAAAGTTATGACTAGAATGAGAGGAACACGGGTGGTGACTGTTGAAACCAACTTGGATTATGATTTCACACACGTACCGGAGGTCGGGGCAGGAAACCAACAGAGGGAAGCCATTATCAGTTCAAAAATTCCTTCAATTTTATCGGGACCAAGGTAA